The following are encoded together in the Adhaeribacter arboris genome:
- a CDS encoding glycoside hydrolase family 43 protein produces the protein MNQKSLRLGFLTLIYLYLTFATQGQSAWNPIIFADVPDISIIRVGSVYYMSSTTMHLSPGIPIMKSTDLVNWGLVNYAYDTLASKDELNLENGKSTYGKGSWASSLRFHNGTYYVSTFAQTTGKTHIYSTKNLQKGPWKAVSFPPSYHDNSLFFDDDDRVYLIYGGGKLKMVELTADVSGVKPGTTEQVIIENASAPSGNGGLPAEGSQLFKVKGKYYLFNITWPQGGMRTVVIHRADKITGPYEGHIGLQDIGVAQGGLIDDAKGNWYAYLFRDYGAVGRIPYLVPVKWEDGWPIIGINGKVPEALNLPASKGLIPGIVASDEFTRKAGEPALPLVWQWNHNPNNKLWSVKERPGYLRLKTGRIDTSFVFAKNTLTQRTIGPVSSGSTALDVSNLKDGDFAGLALLQKNYGLVGVKVNGTSKAIVMINASTGKPVEAQSIPLTQKIIYFKAECNFTDKKDVANFFYSLDGKTWKSIGTQLKMAYTIPHFMGYRFGLFTYATKVTGGYADFDFFHIEEKISTKN, from the coding sequence ATGAACCAGAAATCATTACGACTTGGTTTTCTTACCCTTATTTACCTCTATCTGACATTTGCCACTCAAGGACAAAGCGCTTGGAACCCGATTATTTTTGCCGATGTGCCCGATATTTCGATTATTCGGGTAGGAAGTGTGTATTACATGAGCAGTACCACCATGCACCTGAGTCCGGGGATACCCATCATGAAATCAACTGATCTGGTAAACTGGGGGCTGGTGAATTACGCATACGATACATTGGCGAGCAAGGATGAGCTGAATTTGGAAAACGGAAAAAGTACGTACGGTAAAGGTTCCTGGGCCAGTAGTTTACGCTTTCATAACGGCACTTACTATGTGTCTACATTTGCCCAAACTACGGGCAAAACGCATATTTACTCCACCAAAAATTTGCAAAAAGGCCCTTGGAAAGCAGTTTCTTTTCCGCCCTCCTACCACGATAATTCTTTATTCTTCGATGATGACGACCGGGTATACCTGATATATGGCGGTGGTAAGCTTAAAATGGTAGAATTAACGGCTGATGTTTCCGGTGTAAAACCAGGCACAACGGAACAAGTGATTATAGAAAATGCCAGTGCTCCTTCGGGTAACGGCGGCCTCCCGGCTGAAGGTTCTCAGTTGTTTAAAGTTAAAGGCAAATACTACCTGTTTAACATTACCTGGCCCCAAGGCGGCATGCGCACGGTGGTCATTCATCGGGCAGATAAAATTACCGGACCCTACGAAGGCCACATTGGTTTGCAGGATATAGGAGTAGCGCAAGGCGGCTTAATAGATGATGCCAAAGGTAACTGGTACGCTTATTTGTTCCGCGATTACGGGGCGGTAGGGCGTATTCCGTACTTAGTGCCGGTGAAATGGGAAGACGGTTGGCCGATAATTGGGATTAATGGCAAGGTACCGGAAGCGCTTAACCTGCCAGCCAGTAAAGGATTAATTCCGGGCATTGTGGCCTCCGATGAATTTACCCGGAAAGCGGGCGAACCAGCTTTGCCGTTGGTGTGGCAGTGGAATCATAACCCCAATAATAAACTTTGGTCGGTTAAGGAAAGACCAGGTTACCTGCGTCTGAAAACTGGAAGAATAGATACTTCCTTTGTATTTGCAAAAAATACCTTAACCCAACGCACCATCGGTCCGGTATCTTCGGGCAGTACCGCATTGGATGTTTCGAACCTGAAGGATGGTGACTTTGCCGGCTTGGCCTTATTGCAGAAAAATTATGGATTAGTGGGGGTTAAAGTAAATGGTACCAGCAAAGCTATTGTAATGATTAATGCTAGCACCGGTAAACCCGTAGAAGCACAAAGCATTCCACTTACGCAAAAAATAATTTACTTCAAGGCGGAATGCAATTTCACCGACAAAAAAGACGTAGCTAATTTCTTTTACAGCCTCGATGGTAAAACGTGGAAATCTATCGGAACCCAACTAAAAATGGCTTATACTATTCCCCACTTTATGGGTTACCGGTTTGGGTTGTTTACCTATGCTACCAAAGTTACGGGCGGATACGCTGATTTCGATTTCTTCCATATTGAGGAAAAAATTTCCACCAAAAATTAA
- a CDS encoding glycoside hydrolase family 43 protein, protein MKNHRFNFAFLLKPYLGVFLVTICYASSAFAQGTKKSAKDAPVFSQFSYKGADAIYQNNPLQPDEFYTPILQGCYPDPSIVRKGKDYYLVNSSFAMFPGVPIFHSQDLVNWKQIGHVLDRTTQLKVETSGISAGVYAPDIKYNKNNDTFYMITTQFSGGMGNIVVKTKDPAKGWSDPVKQQFNGIDPSLFFEDNGKAYVVHNDAPPKGTEQYEGHRVIKIWEYDVQKDQVVAGTDRIIVNGGTDITQKPIWIEAPHIYKKNNRYYLMCAQGGTGDNHTEVIFSSDNVMGPYIPAKNNPILTQRYFPKNRPNKMDWTGHADLTEGPDGKYYAVFLGIRPNEKDRVNAGRETFILPVDWSGEFPVFENGLVPLKPKLKVPAGIKNQTGQNGFFPNGNFTFTDNFTAKTLDYRWIGMRGPREEFISTGQTGLQITPFAKSVKEVAPISALWYRQQHNNFETTVTLKYAPKSEKDLAGLACYQSEKFNYVLGLTKKGNENYLVLARTEKGNTTMLASEKVDVRKPIQLQVLAQGDDYQFGYSTDSQTFKNIGGTVSGDILSTNVAGGFTGSLIGLYATSANDIQP, encoded by the coding sequence ATGAAAAATCACAGGTTTAATTTTGCTTTTTTGCTCAAGCCCTATTTAGGCGTATTTCTGGTTACTATTTGCTACGCTTCTTCCGCTTTCGCGCAAGGCACCAAAAAGAGCGCCAAAGATGCTCCGGTTTTCTCGCAGTTTTCTTATAAAGGCGCCGACGCTATTTACCAGAACAATCCGCTGCAGCCCGACGAGTTTTATACTCCTATTCTGCAAGGCTGTTATCCCGATCCCAGCATTGTGCGGAAAGGAAAAGATTATTACCTGGTAAATTCTTCTTTCGCCATGTTTCCGGGCGTGCCCATTTTCCATTCCCAAGACCTGGTAAACTGGAAACAAATTGGCCATGTCCTAGACCGGACTACGCAGTTAAAAGTAGAAACCTCGGGTATTTCGGCCGGCGTGTACGCGCCTGATATCAAATACAACAAGAACAACGATACTTTTTACATGATCACTACCCAGTTTTCCGGAGGGATGGGGAACATCGTGGTAAAAACTAAAGACCCGGCAAAAGGCTGGAGCGACCCGGTGAAACAGCAATTTAACGGCATTGACCCCTCGCTGTTTTTCGAGGATAACGGAAAAGCCTACGTGGTACACAACGATGCGCCGCCCAAAGGTACCGAACAGTACGAGGGCCACCGGGTAATTAAAATCTGGGAGTACGATGTGCAAAAAGACCAGGTAGTAGCCGGCACCGACAGAATTATTGTGAATGGCGGTACCGATATTACCCAAAAACCCATCTGGATTGAAGCGCCGCATATTTACAAAAAGAACAACCGCTACTATTTAATGTGCGCCCAGGGCGGTACCGGCGATAACCACACCGAAGTAATTTTTTCCAGTGACAACGTAATGGGGCCTTATATACCCGCTAAAAACAACCCGATTCTCACCCAACGGTATTTTCCGAAGAACCGGCCGAACAAAATGGACTGGACCGGCCACGCCGATTTAACGGAAGGTCCAGACGGGAAGTATTACGCCGTATTTTTAGGTATCCGGCCTAACGAAAAAGACCGCGTAAACGCCGGCCGAGAAACCTTTATACTGCCCGTAGACTGGAGCGGCGAGTTTCCGGTATTCGAAAACGGTTTGGTGCCTTTAAAACCGAAATTAAAAGTACCGGCCGGGATAAAAAACCAAACCGGGCAAAACGGTTTCTTCCCGAACGGTAACTTTACCTTCACCGACAACTTTACCGCTAAAACCCTGGATTACCGCTGGATTGGCATGCGCGGCCCGCGCGAAGAGTTTATTAGCACCGGCCAAACCGGCTTGCAAATCACGCCTTTTGCTAAAAGCGTTAAAGAAGTAGCCCCTATTTCGGCGTTGTGGTACCGGCAGCAACATAACAATTTCGAAACCACGGTAACTTTAAAATACGCGCCCAAATCCGAAAAAGATTTGGCCGGACTGGCTTGTTACCAAAGCGAAAAATTTAATTACGTGTTAGGTCTTACTAAAAAGGGCAACGAAAACTACCTGGTGCTGGCCCGCACCGAAAAAGGCAACACCACCATGCTGGCCAGCGAAAAAGTGGATGTTCGGAAACCCATTCAGTTACAGGTATTGGCGCAGGGCGATGATTATCAGTTTGGTTACAGCACGGATAGCCAAACTTTTAAAAATATCGGCGGTACCGTTTCCGGGGATATTCTTTCCACCAATGTAGCCGGTGGGTTTACCGGGTCATTGATTGGTTTGTACGCCACCTCTGCTAACGATATTCAGCCATAA
- a CDS encoding alpha/beta hydrolase — MKIKILASLAVAAFTSSLALAQDQAAVKDDFKPSAFNQPFQEYPQVNSQGYVRFRIVAPQADSVRVTLGLGGRGGTRLTKGADGAFTGTTAGPMDEGFHYYHLVVDGGIYNDPGTGNFYGSQRWESGVEIPAKDQDFYALKDVPHGHVHQVLFPSKSTKTSRVANVYTPPGYEKGNTKYPVLYLQHGWGENETSWAIQGKTNLIMDNMIAEGRIKPFIVVMTYGMTNTGGRPGPPRPAANATAAGTTPPAAGAAPAPRPGMGAPGVVPNGVTAGEPTGVAAFQTVLLDELIPYVDSHFRTIANRDNRAMAGLSMGGFETHTITLNKPEVFGYWGLMSGGNYKPDELQGKMKPKLLFITYGSKETRGAEALPQVEADLKAASYKVSTYVSPGTAHEFQTWRRSLYQMAPLLFNK; from the coding sequence ATGAAAATTAAAATTTTAGCAAGCTTAGCGGTTGCTGCCTTCACCAGTAGTTTGGCGCTGGCGCAAGACCAGGCCGCCGTAAAAGACGATTTTAAACCGTCTGCTTTTAACCAGCCCTTTCAGGAATATCCCCAGGTAAACTCCCAGGGGTATGTCCGTTTCCGGATAGTAGCGCCCCAGGCCGACAGCGTGCGTGTAACCCTGGGCTTGGGCGGTCGGGGCGGGACCCGATTAACCAAAGGCGCGGATGGGGCCTTTACCGGAACCACCGCCGGTCCGATGGATGAAGGCTTTCACTACTACCACTTAGTCGTGGATGGCGGCATTTATAATGATCCTGGCACCGGCAACTTTTATGGCTCGCAACGTTGGGAAAGCGGTGTGGAAATACCAGCCAAAGATCAGGACTTTTATGCCTTGAAAGATGTGCCACACGGCCATGTGCACCAAGTACTATTTCCTTCCAAAAGCACGAAAACTTCCCGGGTTGCTAATGTGTATACGCCGCCGGGGTACGAAAAAGGCAATACCAAATATCCGGTATTATACCTGCAACACGGGTGGGGTGAAAATGAAACATCCTGGGCGATTCAAGGCAAGACGAATCTGATTATGGACAACATGATTGCCGAAGGCCGCATAAAACCATTTATCGTGGTGATGACCTATGGCATGACGAATACCGGTGGTAGACCAGGACCACCACGTCCGGCGGCCAATGCCACGGCGGCGGGTACCACTCCGCCGGCAGCTGGTGCTGCTCCGGCTCCACGTCCTGGTATGGGCGCACCTGGTGTAGTGCCCAATGGCGTAACAGCCGGCGAACCTACGGGTGTGGCCGCTTTTCAGACAGTTTTACTAGATGAGTTAATACCTTACGTGGATTCTCATTTCCGCACTATCGCGAACCGCGACAATCGGGCCATGGCTGGTCTTTCCATGGGCGGGTTCGAAACCCACACAATCACTTTAAATAAACCAGAAGTTTTTGGTTACTGGGGATTAATGAGTGGGGGTAACTATAAGCCGGATGAGCTACAAGGCAAAATGAAACCGAAGCTTTTGTTTATTACTTACGGTAGCAAAGAAACCCGCGGAGCCGAAGCACTGCCCCAAGTGGAAGCGGATTTAAAAGCGGCCAGCTACAAAGTAAGCACTTATGTTTCTCCGGGAACCGCGCACGAGTTTCAAACCTGGCGCCGTAGCCTTTACCAAATGGCTCCGCTGCTATTTAACAAATAA
- a CDS encoding glycoside hydrolase family 95 protein: MRSILLFFLLLSTFVGFSQTKTGLKLWYKTPSGTTWENALPIGNGRLGAMVYGNVEQEIIQLNEHTVWSGSPNRNDNPMPLDSLARIRQLIFAGKQKEAEKIANQAIITKKSHGQMFQPVGNLQLTFSGHENYSNYYRELDIEKAVTKTSYTANGVTYTREALASFPDRVVVMRLTASKPGSLSFNTSFTKPLPKTVVQTTAAKELTTAGTTSDQDGVKGMVNFKGIARIKLDGGALTTNDTSLIIKNANTATIYISIATNFNNYHDISGDANKRAADYLNKAYPKSYAAILPAHVAAYQKYFNRVKLDLGSTESANLPTDERLKQFATVNDPQMVTLYYQFGRYLLISSSQPGGQAANLQGIWNNKVRPPWDSKYTININAQMNYWPAEKTNLAELHEPFLQLVKDLAVTGRQTAKEMYGARGWAAHHNTDIWRFTGAIDGATWGIWNGAGGWTSQHLWEHYLYSGDKAFLASVYPVLKEASTFYVDFLVEHPTKKWLVINPDMSPENAPAAHQNSSLDAGTTMTNQIVFDIFSTTIKAAEILKKDVAFADTLKQMRKRLPPMQVGKHGQLQEWLDDIDDPQDKHRHISHLYGLYPSNQISPYRTPQLYSAAKTTLTHRGDVSTGWSMGWKVNWWARLLDGNHAYKLIQAQLSPVKISERQFGEGGGTYNNLFDAHPPFQIDGNFGCTSGITEMLLQSANGEVHLIPALPDVWQASGSISGLRAIGGFEIESLQWKNGQVVKAVVKSKLGGNLRLRVPNALALAGGTLKKATGTNPNSFYSVEETPAALLATQATITPVNLKETLLYDVPTQAGKTYTLTAQ, translated from the coding sequence ATGAGAAGCATACTATTGTTTTTTTTACTTTTAAGTACCTTCGTCGGCTTTTCCCAAACTAAAACCGGTTTAAAGCTGTGGTACAAAACCCCGTCGGGCACTACCTGGGAAAATGCCTTACCCATTGGCAATGGCCGGCTGGGCGCCATGGTTTACGGGAATGTAGAGCAAGAAATTATTCAGCTAAACGAGCATACCGTTTGGAGCGGCAGTCCCAACCGGAACGATAACCCGATGCCGCTGGATTCTTTAGCCAGAATTCGCCAATTAATTTTTGCCGGCAAACAAAAAGAAGCCGAAAAAATAGCCAACCAGGCTATTATCACCAAAAAGTCGCACGGGCAAATGTTTCAGCCGGTGGGTAATCTGCAGCTTACCTTCAGCGGTCACGAGAACTATTCTAATTATTACCGGGAACTGGATATTGAAAAAGCGGTTACGAAAACTAGCTACACGGCCAATGGCGTAACCTATACCCGCGAAGCCTTAGCTTCTTTCCCGGACCGGGTAGTGGTGATGCGCTTAACGGCCAGTAAACCAGGTAGTCTTTCTTTTAACACATCCTTTACCAAGCCCTTACCCAAAACCGTCGTACAGACCACCGCTGCCAAGGAGCTAACCACTGCCGGTACCACCTCGGACCAGGACGGGGTAAAAGGAATGGTAAATTTTAAAGGCATTGCCCGGATTAAACTGGATGGGGGCGCCCTTACCACCAACGATACTTCGCTGATTATTAAAAATGCCAACACCGCTACCATATACATTTCCATTGCCACCAACTTTAACAATTACCACGATATCAGCGGCGACGCTAACAAACGGGCAGCCGATTATTTAAATAAAGCTTACCCGAAATCTTACGCGGCTATTTTACCGGCGCACGTTGCCGCCTACCAGAAATACTTTAACCGGGTAAAGCTGGACCTGGGTAGTACCGAATCCGCCAATTTGCCCACCGACGAACGGTTAAAACAATTTGCTACCGTGAATGACCCGCAGATGGTAACCTTATATTATCAGTTTGGCCGGTACTTGTTAATTTCTTCGTCGCAGCCGGGTGGGCAGGCGGCTAACCTGCAGGGCATCTGGAACAATAAAGTGCGGCCTCCTTGGGATAGTAAATACACCATTAACATTAACGCCCAAATGAATTACTGGCCCGCCGAAAAAACCAACTTGGCGGAGTTGCACGAACCCTTTCTGCAATTGGTAAAAGATTTAGCCGTTACGGGCCGGCAAACGGCCAAAGAAATGTACGGGGCCCGCGGCTGGGCCGCGCACCACAACACCGATATCTGGCGGTTTACCGGAGCCATTGACGGCGCTACCTGGGGCATCTGGAACGGCGCCGGCGGCTGGACCAGCCAGCATTTGTGGGAACATTATTTATACAGCGGCGATAAAGCTTTTCTGGCCTCGGTGTACCCGGTTTTAAAAGAAGCTTCTACTTTTTACGTGGATTTCTTAGTCGAGCATCCTACTAAAAAGTGGCTGGTTATCAACCCCGATATGTCGCCGGAAAATGCCCCAGCGGCCCACCAGAACTCCTCCCTGGACGCGGGTACTACCATGACCAACCAGATTGTGTTTGACATATTCAGCACCACTATAAAAGCGGCCGAAATTTTAAAAAAAGATGTTGCTTTCGCCGATACCTTAAAACAAATGCGGAAACGTTTGCCCCCGATGCAAGTTGGGAAGCACGGCCAGTTACAGGAATGGCTCGACGATATTGATGACCCGCAGGATAAGCACCGGCATATTTCGCACCTTTACGGTTTATACCCTTCTAACCAGATTTCGCCGTACCGTACCCCTCAGTTATACAGTGCCGCTAAAACCACATTAACGCACCGCGGCGATGTGTCTACGGGCTGGAGTATGGGCTGGAAAGTAAACTGGTGGGCCCGATTACTGGATGGGAACCACGCGTATAAATTAATTCAGGCGCAGCTATCACCGGTAAAAATAAGTGAAAGACAGTTTGGAGAAGGTGGCGGTACTTATAATAATTTATTTGACGCTCACCCGCCCTTCCAGATCGACGGCAATTTTGGCTGTACTTCCGGCATTACCGAAATGCTGCTGCAAAGTGCCAACGGCGAAGTGCACTTAATTCCGGCCCTACCGGATGTATGGCAGGCTAGTGGCAGCATCAGCGGTTTGCGGGCCATTGGCGGTTTCGAAATTGAAAGCCTGCAATGGAAAAATGGCCAAGTGGTAAAAGCAGTGGTTAAATCTAAACTGGGCGGAAATCTGCGGTTGCGGGTGCCCAATGCGCTTGCATTAGCCGGTGGCACCTTGAAAAAAGCTACTGGTACCAATCCTAATTCTTTTTACTCCGTGGAGGAAACACCTGCCGCCTTACTAGCTACCCAAGCCACCATCACTCCGGTGAATTTAAAAGAAACGTTGCTGTACGATGTGCCCACACAGGCCGGTAAAACTTACACGTTAACCGCGCAATAA